One Corynebacterium efficiens YS-314 DNA segment encodes these proteins:
- a CDS encoding PepSY domain-containing protein, giving the protein MFTRKLFTLTAVAGLSLSLAACGDDSGDSDATATETTVVTSEDETTDDPATTEETADNGVATETQTAVSDADATADRDIVFDAIDLVMAEHADGIIIDIDREDDTEAYEIDVVVGEEVIELNVDTAAGEVRESDRDNDDAEDVRRAQEATVTVADAITQALEAHPDGVVDEASLEDEDGRLEWQIDLDDVERNDLAEFTVLAN; this is encoded by the coding sequence ATGTTCACACGTAAACTGTTCACCCTCACCGCCGTCGCCGGCCTGTCCCTCAGCCTCGCGGCCTGCGGTGATGATTCCGGCGATTCGGATGCCACCGCCACCGAAACCACCGTGGTCACCTCTGAGGACGAGACCACGGACGACCCCGCTACCACCGAGGAGACCGCTGACAACGGGGTGGCCACCGAAACGCAGACCGCGGTGTCCGATGCGGATGCCACCGCTGACCGCGACATCGTGTTCGACGCCATCGACCTGGTGATGGCGGAACATGCTGACGGCATCATCATCGATATCGACCGCGAGGATGACACCGAGGCCTACGAGATCGACGTGGTGGTCGGTGAGGAGGTCATCGAACTCAATGTGGATACCGCCGCCGGTGAGGTCCGTGAATCCGACCGTGACAATGACGATGCCGAGGATGTCCGCCGCGCCCAGGAGGCCACCGTCACCGTCGCCGATGCCATCACCCAGGCACTGGAGGCCCACCCCGACGGAGTCGTGGATGAAGCCTCACTCGAGGATGAGGACGGCCGACTGGAGTGGCAGATCGACCTCGACGATGTCGAGCGCAATGACCTGGCCGAGTTCACCGTCCTGGCGAACTAA
- a CDS encoding DUF2252 domain-containing protein, giving the protein MDTKNLLAHVAKFGLPTPDHPDIPRYVQHREGFTELAQALADGAVPIPPGLLHGRDRRRHIRNTIIEDHVERMQLVPDAVRSKLDDLASDPFLFFRGTALLFYRDLVGSDLHLPVVPVVGDVHPENFGILPGGDGQPIFSVNDLDEAWMAPFTWDVERGAVGFGLAAQQAGAKKKKVAKVIRAFIEGYFTSIGECLEDPSRAEQRFTAADVPPVIRPFFRKAQRDRVAFLAKRIDFESMTFREDDRTHRHPEFLDALEPALTAYADSQGRTLTAHDLAIRQGSGTASRGLTRFWFLVEELVDDQPHHLILEMKMSRASSLEGLVPDPEGDWVPDSPAERIAMAFNAFVKNGDPYYGFTDIAGISFLVRERGPQKVNISTGVMDKDDLRDYAEVCGRVLGIQHVRADGAWQEAREASTSSGVRAAEPLARRITRAASGEVFRADTEEFAVDYLDRLAGDFALFREDLKRGAFGW; this is encoded by the coding sequence ATGGATACCAAAAACCTGCTCGCCCACGTGGCCAAGTTCGGTTTGCCGACCCCCGACCACCCCGACATCCCCCGCTACGTCCAACACCGCGAGGGGTTCACCGAGCTGGCGCAGGCCCTGGCCGACGGTGCCGTCCCCATCCCACCGGGCCTGCTCCACGGACGCGACCGCCGACGCCACATCCGCAACACCATCATCGAGGACCACGTGGAGCGCATGCAGCTCGTCCCCGATGCGGTGCGCAGCAAACTCGACGACCTCGCCTCCGACCCCTTCCTCTTCTTCCGTGGCACCGCCCTGCTGTTCTACCGCGACCTGGTGGGCAGTGACCTCCACCTGCCCGTGGTGCCCGTGGTCGGCGATGTGCACCCGGAGAACTTCGGCATCCTCCCCGGCGGCGACGGCCAGCCGATCTTCAGCGTCAACGATCTTGACGAGGCCTGGATGGCACCCTTTACCTGGGATGTGGAACGCGGCGCCGTGGGATTCGGCCTGGCCGCGCAGCAGGCGGGCGCGAAGAAAAAGAAGGTGGCCAAGGTGATCCGCGCCTTCATCGAGGGGTATTTCACCTCCATAGGCGAATGCCTCGAGGACCCCTCCCGCGCCGAACAGCGTTTCACCGCCGCCGACGTACCCCCGGTGATCCGACCGTTCTTCCGCAAGGCCCAGCGTGACCGGGTTGCCTTCCTGGCCAAGCGCATCGATTTCGAGTCCATGACCTTCCGCGAGGACGACCGCACCCACCGCCACCCGGAATTCCTCGACGCACTGGAACCCGCGCTCACCGCCTACGCCGACTCCCAGGGCCGCACCCTCACCGCGCACGACCTGGCCATCCGCCAGGGATCGGGCACGGCCTCCCGCGGCCTGACCAGGTTCTGGTTTCTGGTCGAGGAGCTTGTCGACGACCAACCCCACCACCTCATTCTCGAGATGAAGATGTCCCGCGCCTCCTCCCTGGAGGGCCTGGTCCCGGACCCGGAGGGCGACTGGGTGCCGGACTCCCCGGCTGAGCGCATCGCCATGGCCTTCAACGCCTTCGTGAAAAACGGCGACCCCTACTACGGCTTCACCGACATCGCGGGCATCAGCTTCCTGGTGCGCGAACGCGGGCCCCAGAAGGTCAACATCAGCACCGGGGTCATGGACAAGGATGACCTGCGTGACTACGCCGAGGTGTGCGGGCGGGTGCTGGGCATCCAGCATGTGCGTGCCGACGGGGCCTGGCAGGAGGCACGGGAGGCGTCGACAAGCTCCGGTGTGCGGGCGGCCGAACCACTCGCCCGACGCATCACCCGGGCTGCCTCCGGCGAGGTGTTCCGTGCCGACACCGAGGAATTCGCCGTGGACTACCTCGACCGGCTGGCCGGGGATTTCGCCCTGTTCCGTGAGGACCTGAAGCGCGGGGCGTTCGGTTGGTGA
- the amn gene encoding AMP nucleosidase: MEVMGSIDEAIDRLKEIYTNSTDLAKRTLEDGDYAAYADVVYPKLVVEVLRWEPIDRTEPFGYVDQAGRFSAVLSKPHIMERYLREQLERLTGNYPCRIEVGPSDIRIPPEYIRDAPSATEARRAGDVAEIIPRPTLDEVHDAIIDGEWDAFHGEEYPLFHFGPQRFDIACARIEHYTGIRVDHVQKYILFTNYAMHTTEFVSFGLGELSREGSKYTALTLPNGEVITRDAVEEIHGLGGVTAMDLASRFQMPRFDLTTAEGDGLTIINIGVGPSNAKTITDCLAVLRPEAWVMIGHCAGLDARMRIGDLILGNAYQREDHILDRHIPLGNPIPAIPEIQKALEASVDEIYGDDNDLMRTGTVLSTDDRNWEWHTPRKLWEWFNGSTAVAIDMESSTLATNGYRYRIPYGTLLSVSDLPLHSVPKLPAQAQAFYSNSKEAHVMCAVRAMEYLAMDPERLRTRKLRRTLGEVPFR; encoded by the coding sequence ATGGAGGTTATGGGCAGCATTGACGAGGCCATCGACCGGTTGAAGGAGATCTACACCAACTCCACAGACCTGGCGAAGAGGACGCTGGAGGACGGTGACTACGCAGCCTATGCGGATGTGGTGTATCCGAAGCTGGTGGTGGAGGTGTTGCGGTGGGAGCCGATCGACCGTACGGAACCGTTCGGGTATGTGGATCAGGCGGGGCGTTTCTCGGCGGTGTTGTCCAAACCGCACATCATGGAGCGGTATCTGCGGGAGCAGTTGGAGCGCCTGACGGGGAATTATCCGTGTCGGATCGAGGTGGGGCCGTCGGATATCCGGATTCCGCCGGAGTACATCCGGGATGCGCCGTCGGCGACGGAGGCGCGTCGGGCTGGTGATGTTGCGGAGATCATCCCGCGTCCCACCCTCGATGAGGTCCATGATGCGATCATCGATGGCGAGTGGGATGCCTTCCACGGTGAGGAGTACCCGCTGTTCCATTTCGGGCCGCAGCGTTTCGATATCGCCTGCGCCCGCATCGAGCATTACACCGGCATCCGGGTGGATCATGTGCAGAAGTACATCCTGTTCACCAACTATGCGATGCACACCACCGAGTTCGTCAGTTTCGGGTTGGGGGAGCTGAGTAGGGAGGGGTCGAAGTACACGGCGCTGACCCTGCCGAATGGGGAGGTGATCACCCGGGACGCGGTGGAGGAGATCCATGGTCTGGGTGGGGTCACGGCGATGGATCTGGCCAGCCGGTTCCAGATGCCGCGGTTTGACCTGACCACCGCCGAGGGTGACGGCCTGACCATCATCAACATCGGAGTGGGCCCGTCAAACGCCAAGACCATCACCGACTGCCTGGCGGTGCTGCGCCCGGAGGCGTGGGTGATGATCGGGCACTGCGCGGGTCTTGATGCCCGCATGCGCATCGGTGACCTCATCCTGGGCAATGCCTACCAGCGCGAGGACCACATCCTGGACCGCCACATCCCCCTCGGCAACCCCATCCCCGCCATCCCCGAGATCCAGAAGGCTCTCGAGGCCAGCGTGGATGAGATCTACGGCGATGACAATGACCTCATGCGCACCGGCACCGTCTTATCCACCGACGACCGCAACTGGGAGTGGCACACCCCCCGCAAACTGTGGGAATGGTTCAACGGGTCCACGGCGGTGGCCATCGACATGGAATCCTCCACCCTGGCCACCAACGGATACCGCTACCGGATCCCCTATGGAACACTGCTGTCAGTCTCGGATCTGCCACTGCACTCGGTGCCGAAACTGCCCGCCCAGGCGCAGGCGTTCTACTCCAACTCCAAGGAGGCGCATGTCATGTGCGCGGTGCGGGCGATGGAATACCTGGCGATGGACCCGGAACGTCTACGCACCCGCAAGCTGCGCCGCACCTTGGGCGAGGTGCCGTTCCGTTAA